The proteins below are encoded in one region of Lactuca sativa cultivar Salinas chromosome 3, Lsat_Salinas_v11, whole genome shotgun sequence:
- the LOC111906375 gene encoding succinate dehydrogenase subunit 8, mitochondrial, translating into MIYRKWSLITGPAVLVGGVAGAALALNFIFKQDPFAKPPEKKQGK; encoded by the exons atGATTTACAGGAAATGGAGTTTGATAACGGGTCCAGCTGTTTTGGTTGGCGGCGTTGCAGGCGCTGCTCTTGCCCTAAATTTTATCTTCAAACAA GATCCCTTTGCTAAGCCACCAGAAAAGAAGCAAGGCAAGTAG